One part of the Lytechinus pictus isolate F3 Inbred chromosome 3, Lp3.0, whole genome shotgun sequence genome encodes these proteins:
- the LOC135153720 gene encoding uncharacterized protein LOC135153720 — protein MTLDHLEQFNSDFSVISKAHQDDTPSLIPGRGRGKGGVAIFSRNSVASVAEIKCNSPRLLTAHIQLKSSEENITVINCYLPSNTSPGDIAEYQNCLCTISEILASHPHHVNIVAGDFNADIISRSTKKPTVAVLKDFIATENLISLNVEHCTASDYTFMSDDSSKWSNIDGFLISSNTSCRFHTLSIHDEHPMNTSDHRLVTATFSTNSVHPKGTSDRDEASSSTPLERLKIDWPQDHIEEAYTLPLDTLCAELFQSLPSLTSLTSDTAWIDKTFETLSEYMITVSQSLPHKLQVGLPTGKKEWTEEVAQSYKQAHRAWIAWKAAHRPMYPRPEWIAYIRSKKLFRRSLRQSRAILRHRTHKAIEFANSNSNPSLFFRLVKENRRKGKSMQSTQSLDIGGITYNGKNIIAGFEEHFRNLGAVPLKDYNNSSPRTRDTPLDNSSTLVQSKEDVCPIFFTSRDLDTAICSLKKGKASGVDNIMPEHVIHSGPICRSLLLLLFNACMDLTHIPEPMKQALVLPIHKGKGKPTNDPSSYRGISLTPTFSKVLELLLKPHLESSLRDSNIPDELQFGFQKGRSCILTSACLQLSIEINSSYKNSTYVAFLDAQKAFDCVWHDGLFKKIRDTTVHPSIVALLAESYKDANSKVLWEGRASNSILLEKGVRQGAILSPSLYTLFIDNLIKTLKEKGLGCSFQGRYTGIIVLADDVALLASSAVELQEMLSVTHEYTKRWQYSINPSKSAVVVFNEKYTSLDKRQQSSWMLAEGQSINKVLQQPHLGITKSSMRSDPTIDIIARGLRTFYSLHGVGAYTSGLSPHLCAKLWTVFCVPRMLYGSSIVSLTSHQANRINIAQNQLFKKILGIPQSAANESVFLLTGITPLMSQVELDSLLIIGQLTSLSEDRFEKRAFVHASIRGVPLVKSWNLLLFKYNLPTLLCLIEHPIPYHKWKAICRKSIYSKVLQDTTNAIASKSSLSFWKDIDSLPPSSLLFPEGLAPHLRKAQIIRAQLLTQTYPTQKRLSKIGKSQTASCLLCKDGDEDTLHLISSCSHLHSQRVAFMANANKMLPELGMSASLHIDDPLEFALLILLPNQDLSANTVKSFTTLALNFLLKIHMFRSSTLES, from the coding sequence ATGACCTTAGATCATCTTGAACAGTTTAACAGTGACTTCTCAGTAATTTCCAAAGCCCATCAAGATGATACACCATCCCTAATACCAGGGAGAGGTAGAGGTAAGGGTGGTGTTGCTATCTTCTCACGTAACTCTGTTGCCAGTGTTGCCGAGATCAAATGTAACTCCCCGAGACTGCTTACTGCCCACATCCAGCTCAAATCAAGTGAGGAGAATATTACAGTCATAAACTGCTATTTACCCAGCAATACTTCACCAGGTGACATTGCTGAGTATCAGAACTGTCTCTGTACCATATCTGAAATCTTAGCTTCTCATCCCCATCATGTCAACATAGTAGCGGGGGACTTCAATGCTGACATCATTAGCAGATCCACAAAGAAACCAACAGTAGCAGTGCTCAAGGACTTCATTGCAACAGAAAATCTTATATCTCTCAATGTCGAACACTGCACAGCCAGCGACTACACCTTCATGTCAGATGACAGCTCTAAGTGGTCCAATATAGATGGTTTCCTAATCTCCTCTAATACCTCGTGCCGCTTTCATACTCTCTCCATCCATGATGAACACCCAATGAACACATCCGACCATCGACTAGTGACAGCCACCTTTAGTACAAATTCTGTTCATCCTAAAGGCACTAGTGACAGAGATGAGGCCTCAAGTTCCACGCCGCTGGAGCGTCTAAAGATTGATTGGCCACAAGATCATATTGAGGAAGCCTATACTCTCCCCTTGGATACACTATGTGCAGAACTTTTCCAGTCTCTGCCGTCATTAACTTCATTAACTTCGGATACAGCCTGGATTGACAAAACATTTGAAACTCTCAGTGAGTACATGATAACAGTATCACAATCACTACCCCACAAGCTACAGGTGGGTTTACCAACTGGAAAAAAGGAATGGACGGAAGAGGTCGCCCAATCATACAAACAGGCTCATAGGGCATGGATAGCTTGGAAGGCTGCACACAGACCCATGTACCCAAGACCTGAGTGGATAGCATACATCAGATCTAAGAAGCTTTTCCGCAGGAGCCTAAGGCAGTCCAGGGCTATTCTTCGTCATCGGACACACAAAGCAATAGAATTTGCCAACTCCAACAGCAACCCCTCTCTGTTCTTTAGGCTGGTTAAGGAAAACCGTAGGAAAGGGAAGTCTATGCAGAGCACACAATCATTGGACATTGGAGGCATTACATACAATGGCAAAAACATCATTGCAGGTTTTGAGGAGCACTTTAGGAACCTGGGGGCAGTACCTTTGAAGGATTACAACAACAGCTCTCCAAGGACACGGGATACTCCATTAGATAACTCAAGTACCCTTGTCCAATCAAAGGAAGATGTCTGCCCTATCTTCTTCACGTCCCGTGACCTCGATACTGCCATCTGCTCTCTGAAGAAGGGCAAAGCAAGTGGGGTTGATAACATTATGCCAGAACATGTCATCCATTCCGGCCCAATCTGTCGTAGTCTCCTCCTTCTTCTGTTCAACGCGTGCATGGATTTGACACATATACCCGAGCCTATGAAGCAAGCCCTTGTGTTACCAATACATAAAGGCAAGGGTAAGCCAACCAATGACCCATCAAGCTATCGTGGAATCTCCCTCACTCCAACCTTCTCCAAAGTACTTGAACTGCTTCTGAAACCCCATCTGGAAAGCTCCCTTCGAGACTCGAACATCCCTGATGAACTCCAGTTTGGCTTTCAAAAAGGTAGGTCCTGCATCTTGACCTCAGCATGCCTGCAACTGTCCATCGAGATCAACAGTAGCTACAAGAACTCTACCTACGTTGCTTTCCTAGATGCACAAAAGGCATTTGATTGTGTGTGGCATGATGGCCTCTTCAAGAAGATACGTGACACCACTGTTCATCCTTCAATTGTGGCCCTCCTTGCAGAATCTTACAAAGATGCTAATAGCAAGGTTCTTTGGGAAGGAAGAGCATCTAATTCAATTCTACTGGAAAAAGGTGTGAGACAGGGTGCCATACTCTCACCATCCCTATACACACTCTTTATCGACAACCTGATAAAGACCCTCAAAGAGAAAGGTCTAGGATGCAGTTTTCAGGGGAGGTATACAGGTATAATCGTTCTCGCAGATGATGTAGCCCTACTTGCCTCCTCTGCTGTTGAGCTACAAGAGATGCTATCCGTCACCCATGAGTACACCAAGAGGTGGCAATACTCCATCAACCCCTCTAAAAGTGCTGTTGTTGTTTTCAATGAGAAGTACACCTCTCTTGACAAAAGGCAACAATCTTCATGGATGCTGGCTGAGGGTCAGTCCATCAATAAGGTTTTACAACAGCCCCACCTAGGTATCACCAAGTCTTCAATGCGATCTGACCCTACCATAGACATCATTGCAAGAGGACTTAGGACCTTTTACTCCCTCCATGGTGTCGGAGCGTATACATCGGGCCTATCTCCACACCTCTGTGCGAAGCTGTGGACAGTATTCTGTGTCCCCAGGATGTTATATGGCTCCTCTATCGTCTCCTTAACATCCCACCAGGCTAACCGCATAAACATCGCCCAAAACCAGTTATTTAAGAAGATTTTGGGAATCCCTCAGAGTGCAGCGAATGAATCAGTGTTCCTTCTCACGGGCATTACCCCCCTCATGTCACAAGTAGAACTGGATAGCCTCCTCATCATAGGTCAGCTAACATCATTATCTGAAGACCGCTTTGAGAAGAGGGCATTTGTACATGCTTCTATCCGCGGTGTACCCCTCGTGAAATCCTGGAACCTCCTTCTCTTCAAGTACAACCTACCAACCCTTCTCTGCCTAATTGAACACCCGATCCCATATCACAAGTGGAAAGCCATATGTAGGAAGTCCATCTATTCAAAAGTGCTGCAGGACACTACCAATGCCATTGCATCTAAGTCATCGCTGTCCTTTTGGAAAGATATTGACAGTCTCCCACCATCTTCTCTGCTATTTCCAGAAGGATTAGCCCCTCATCTCCGTAAGGCACAGATTATCAGAGCTCAGCTCCTCACCCAAACATACCCCACCCAGAAGCGTCTCTCAAAAATTGGCAAATCCCAAACTGCCTCCTGCCTGCTATGCAAAGATGGTGATGAAGACACCCTTCACCTTATCTCCTCTTGTAGCCATCTACATTCTCAGCGAGTCGCCTTTATGGCAAATGCCAACAAGATGCTGCCTGAGTTGGGGATGAGTGCCAGTCTCCACATAGATGACCCTCTAGAATTTGCCCTGCTAATTCTCCTCCCAAACCAAGACCTCTCTGCAAACACTGTAAAATCTTTTACGACACTTGCcctcaatttcttgctgaaaatCCATATGTTTAGATCTTCTACACTTGAATCCTAG